In Pelmatolapia mariae isolate MD_Pm_ZW linkage group LG13, Pm_UMD_F_2, whole genome shotgun sequence, a genomic segment contains:
- the LOC134640474 gene encoding uncharacterized protein LOC134640474, which yields MRQLVHAAAEMQSKGVFHRDIKPDNIVFDTSPDHPAFLCVKFIDFGIGVPFRAEAVTRRNGTKSAAVNWQDFNATTADCVTVLQLGAVMDWLVRHIIPDDNNTSEMHTDISEGKLNVNSLTCHITKT from the exons atgagacagctggtacatgcagccgctgaaatgcaatccaagggtgtcttccatcgagacattaagccagacaatattgtgtttgacacatcgcctgatcatccagcatttctatgtgtcaaattcatcgattttggcattggagtcccttttagagcagaagcagtcacacgaagaaatg ggaccaaatcagccgctgtaaactggcaggactttaatgccaccacagcagattgcgtcacagttttgcagctgggtgcggtgatggattggctggtacgtcacatcatccctgatgacaacaacacatctgagatgcacactgacatttcagaggggaagctgaatgttaattctttaacctgtcacattacaaaaacttga